The genomic DNA ATCGGTGAGCATCTGCTCGTCGTCGACGGCGAGGATGCGCAGGGGAGAGCCATCGGGACGGTGGAGGTCGGGCAGATCGTGGGTCATGAGACCATTCTGAGGAGTTCTCTATGGGGTTTCTATGGAACCAGCTGTGTGCCGTCTGTGAATGAAGGCCCCGACGGTCGCAGTGTCGGGGGTCGCCTCTACCGTGTCCTACATGACTGAACAACGACTCATCGAGCGACCGGAGAGCGCGGAGGAAGTCGCCGCTCTCGTCCGGCGCGCACAACAGGATTCACGCATGATCACCGTGGTCTCGGGCGGGCACGGGCCCTGGTCCCACGTCGACAACGCAGAAGACGTGCGGCTCGAGCTCGGCGCACTGGCGGACATCCGCATCGACGGCACGCGGGTGAGCGTCGGCGGCGGCGCCACCTGGGGCGCCGTCGCCAGCACGCTCGGCGAAGCGGGGCTGGCGATCAGTTCGGGAGACACTTCCTCTGTGGGGGTTGGCGGTCTCACCCTCGGGGGTGGCATCGGCTGGATGGTCAGGGCCTGGGGCCTCGCCGTCGATCAGCTCGTCGGCGCGCAGGTCGTGACGGCGGCAGGAGAGGTCGTCGACGTGGATGCCGACACGTACCCCGATCTGTTCTGGGCGATCCGCGGCGGTGGCGGGAACTTCGGCATCGTCACGAGATTCGATTTCGAGGCCCACCGACTGCCCGGAATCGTGTTCGGGGAGTACACCTTCTCCGAGGACTCCACGAGCGTTCTGCGCGCGGTGCGGGAGATCCTCCGGAACGCGCCGCGAGAGCTGACGGTGACGTTCATGGACGTGCCGGCGATGGATCCCAGCGCTCCGGCGGGTGCGAGCGTGCACGCCGTGTGGGCGGGTGGCGACGTAGACGCGCTGCGCGCCGTCATGGCGCCGGTCGCGGCGCTCGACGGTGTCGCCGAGAAGCTCACGACTCCCGCGTACCGCGACATCCTGATGGAGATGCCCGCGCCGGAGGGCGGCGCCGAAGCGGCGGGCCCTCCCGGTTTCATCGGCGGCAATGGTCTGTTCGCAGAACTGGACGACGAGACGATCGACCGTCTGGTCCGGTTCCGTGCGGCGCACCCCGCGTCGATCATCTTCCTACGCTCGCTCGGCGGAGCATTCGGAGACGTCGCTCAGGATGCCACGGCGTTCCCGGCGCGCACCGCGACCTGGTTCGTCATGGCCGGGGCCTTCGACATCCCGGGTCTGGTCGACGATGACGCGCGCGCCTCGATCCGCGCCGAATGGCAGGAGATCGAGCGGAACCGTCTGGCCGAGTATGGGAATTTCGCGGACTCCGAGCGCCCGGATGCGGTACCTGGCATGTTCGCGGAGGCCGCGTATGCGCGCTTGCGCGACGTGAAGGCGCAGTGGGATCCGAAGAACCTGTTCCGACGCAACCACAACATCGCGGTCTGACGCGTCGCGCTCAGCCGATGCGGTCGGCGGGGAGTGCGAGGAAGTCGCTGGAGTCCTGCAGGAGCAGCCGATCGGACAGTTCCCCGATCGGTCCGTCGAGGTGCCCGTTCGCCCGCACGCTGAGCCGCTTCGGGCCGCCGAGCGCGTGATAGACGGCGAACTGTCCTCGGGGGTCGACGGCAGGGTCGAGGACTGCCGCACCCACAAGCACCGGGATGCGCAGACGGCGTGCAGCGATGGCCGCGTCGAAGTAGTCGAGTACCGGGCGCACTTCGGGGTGTGCGCGAACATGCAGGCGCACGGCCTCTCCGCTTCCGGTGCAATGCCGGCTGAGGCGGATCGTGTGGTCTCCGAAGCTGGGAACGTCGAGCGTGGCCCGTCGGAAGCGAGTGTCCCAGGGGAGGGCCATCGCCCCGATGCCGCCGCCGAAACTCCCGCCGCTGAAGTCGAGGATGTCGGCAGCGCCGGGGGCGGCATCCAGGAGGACGGTCGCAGCCCGCCAGATGTCCGCCGCGGCGAAACGATGGGAGTACGTGTCGCGGTGCGCGATTCCCGACAGCACGTGTTCGTCGGGGACGGCCGGAAAACGGCTGGTGGTTCCCGCGTGAGTTCCGGGTGCGCAGGGGAAGATCGCCGCGGTGTCACGGGGGACCCGGTCGGGGTCGGGGGCGGTTCGGCCGCCGTAGCCGTGACCGACCACGAGCCCACGACGGATGGTCGAGGCGACGTGCGGCACCATCAGGTAGGCCACGGCCTGCTCGCCCGCTGACGAGTGGAATCGGATCTCACTCCGTCGATGGGTCGTGGTGGGTTCGAGCTCGCGCTCGAGCTGCCACGCGACCGGTCCAGTGCCGAACTCGGCGAACGTCTTCTGCCAGAACTCGTCGAAGTCCGCGGGTTCCTCGGGGGGCGCAGCGGGGGTCAACAGCGCGCTGAGAGAGTATTCGGTCAGTTCCTCGGGGGGATTCGGGGTCACCGCAGGGGTCCTCTCGGATGAGTGTCTGCTCGAGGTTACTTCGCAGCCGCGATCCGAAACGCGGATCCATTGACATCCTCGCATACAGATTGCAGTATGTGCATCATGGATTCAATATCGAACGCAGAAGCCAATGACGGCCCGCTGCTGTGGAGTCGTCGATCAGTGCTGCGCATGTTGGTGATCGCCGGGGTGCTCCCACCGGTGCTCGGCACCCAGGCCGAAATGGCTGCTGCGTCGCCATCGCAGCTCACCGGTGCCAGCGGGTCGTACCCGGATGCGCTGCGAAGGCTCGACATGCCGAACCTGTCGTTCGCCCAGGTTGCGCAGTTGATCGGGCCCAACCATCGGATGACGTTCTTCCAGGCCAGCTGGGACGGGGGCGAGACGATCGTGCGTGACCTCGAGGTCGCGCACGACGGCGGCTGGTTGGCGGTGACCGACCCCGCGCATCGTTTCGATGAGCAGTGGGTCGTGCTGAAGGGAACCCTCCCGTCTGGCAGCGCACCGGAGCTCTACGGACCGCTGAGCCCGAGTTGGCTGGGCTTCACGTCTTTTCAGCTCCTCGGCTCGCAGGCGATCGAGCTGTCCACCAGCATCGACGATGTGGACCTCGTCGTCCGCTGGCGACTCGAAGGCGAGAACCCCGAGGCCCATTACGTGCTGACGGCGAAGAACGCCGGTGACTACATCGTCGGGTACCAGAGCCAGGATGCTCGTTCGCTCGACGACCTCGACGAGGTCCTCTGCGGGTCCTACCAGCACGCGCTCTCCGTGGTCGACGGTTCAGCGCCGCTCGGAGCATGGGAGCTGTTCGCGCCGATGGCGCTGACGCAGTACGCCGTCGGCAATGCGGCGGTCACGTCCGGGGTCTACCTGCCGGCCGAGGTCGCCGAGTTCGTGCATGAACGCCAGCTGATGTCGGATCGGCAGCCGTACGGGATGAGTCTGCGCAACGACAGCCTCGACATCGTGCCGTCGATGTACGCCCCGCAGCCCGGTCTCACCACTGCGATGGCGGTCGGCGAGCAGCGCGGCTTCGCCTTCGGCCTGGCAGCCCGTGCCGACACCCTGTACGGGACGTACTCTCAACTGTGCCGGGGCGAGTACGGGCTGACGGCCTACCGGCACAACGTCTACGAGCGTTCGCTGACCGATGCCGTCCACGCCATGACCGAACTCATCGCCATCGAGCCGGACGGAGATGACTCCGTCGACTACATCCCCTCGTTCTCCGGCTGGTGGAATCGCGCCAAGGGCTTCGTGGATGTCGAGAATGAGAATGCCGTGCGCACGGCGGCCAGTGGGGTGGTGCTCGCCGCGCACTACCTGACCGGGACCGCGGACAGCACCCTCTACGAGCGTCGCGCTCGCCCACTCATCGAGTACCAGCTGTCCCGCAAGGGGATCGGCCATTCCCCGGTGATCGGGAGCCCGGTCTACAACGACACGACGCAGTACCGCATCGGCAGGATCCCCACGGATGCGGTGAATTTGACGTCGCTCTATCAGCTCACCCACGGCCGGAACGCCGGCATCCAGAGACTCGCGGTGCAGGCGACCAAAGCGGGCGTCGTCGGGCAGAGCCGGGCGCCGTTCGCCAACGCGCTGGCCACCTATCGGGTCACGGGGGATCCTGCCTACCTCGCTGAGGCGACCTTGATCGCCAAGCGCTATGTGCAGGAGCAGATCCTCACGCCGTACCGGGGCAACGGGCAGCCGCCAGGAGGCTTCGCCTACAGCTTCTCCAAGTACTGGGTCGACCTGCTGGAGATGTTCGAGGTGACGGGAGAGCAGGAGTTCCTCGACGGCGCGTACCGGGAGGCTCAGCGTTTCATCACCCAGACCGCAGTCCGTCCGGTGCCGGATCAGACGGTGACCGTACCTGACGGGCACGTGATCACGCAGCAGTACGACTGGGAGTCCCGCACGTCCCTGCCGTCCTATCCGAACACCGTTGTCCCCACCGAGACCGTACCGGCCTGGTACGTGTCGCCCTCAGGGCTCACCTTCGAGGCGCTGTCGTCGTTCAAACTCGGTACCAGTTCGCTGACCGATCCCGGCGGCGGGTACGTCTACAACGCCTGCTGGTCCGGCGCGCTGCTCCGGTTGGCGCACCACACCGGCGACGCGTTGCTCGCCGATGTCGCGCACAACATGGTGATCGGCCGCTTCACCACCTACCCCGGCTACTACGGTCGTCAGTTCCAGGTCGCACAGATGAAGCCGGACTTCGCCACCAATGGGCCGGTCGGGATCACCGGGTACTACTTCCATCACGCCCCCGCTCAGCTCGGTCTGGCGATGGACTACCTGATCAGCGAGAGCTTCTACCGCAGCGCGGGCAACATCGACTTCCCGCACGTGTTCGAGGCTGACTTCGCCTACTTCAAGTTCTTCGCCTACGGCCACGCACCTGGCACCTTCTTCGGTGAAACGGCGGTCTGGCCGTACTTCCCTGCCGGCATGATCTCGCTCGACAACGCGCTGATCAACTGGCTGACCGCGATCGGGAACGACGCCCTGTACGTCAGTCTCACCAACACCGCCGCCAGCGCGCAGCAGGTCGTCGTGGATCTGGCGGGGGAGCTGACGGGGTTGCCGCGCAACTCGGCGACGGCCGTCGAGATCGTCACTGCTGACGGTGCCCGCTCCTCTCAGAACGCCTACCAGGGTCGTGTCACGGTCACGGTGCCAGGGCACGGCCTGCTCGCACTGATCGTGAGGAATGTCGTGGTCGAACGACCGGGGCTGCCCTTCGACGACATCGTCGATCACGGCACCGACAGCTTCCACGAGGTCGACTCCGATCCGGCCTCCGACTACGGAGTCGCACGTGGCATGCTCCTGGTGCGACCGGACCGGAAGGGCTACGACGCCTACGTCCAGATCGACACCGAACAGCAGGCCACTCTGACCTATCGAGTCGGTGGGAAACCCCCGAAGCAGGCGCCAGCCAAGAACTACCCCTATGAATGGACGATCGGCGTCGGCAACCCCGCCAAGACCTTCACGTACGCGATCACGGCCGGCGGGGTGACCACGGACGAGGTCACGCTGCGCCTCCCGAAGCGGATCACCGGTGCCAATCCCGGTGTGGTGGGAGACGTCGTCGCTCAGGCCACCGGCACAGCAGGCGACCGCGTCCCGTTGATCATCGAGGTGCGCAACGCCACAGACGATCCGGTCACCGGAACCGTGACGGTGAGCTTGCCCACGGGCTGGCAGCTCGAGTCGGCCGTTCCTGCGGTCGTCGCTCCTGCGAACGGATCCGTGCGGGTGGAGGCGGCCGCCATCATCGCGTCGGCTGCCGCGCTCGGAGAGGTGCAGATCGCGGCGTCCCTGGCCATCCCGGGGGGCGATCCGGTGACTCTTCGCCCGGCAGCGATCGAGGTCATCGACCGCCGACGCTTGGTGTCGCTGACGACCGACACCGCGATCGTCAGCGGGCCGGGGGCGACAGCGCGGTTGACCGCACTCGTCATCAACACCGGGGTCACCCCGCTGCACGGCGCGCTGGCACTCTACGGTGCCGCCGGGTGGACCATCACCCAGCGGGATGCCGTCATCGACGTGCCACCGCGGTCCGATCTGACCCACACCTGGACGGTGACAGCCGGCCCAGGGGTCGCGCCGGGTTCGACCATCCGGTTCGAGGCGAGGCTGGACCAGACTCTCCGTCGCGGCGTGCTGGTGCGCGTTGCCGATGAGGGAGTGATCGCGCACACCCAGTCGCCATGGCCGGGCTACCTCGAGGCCGGAACCTGGTACCCGAGCGGCCTGTCAGGGTGGAACGGCACGCGCACGCGCTACAGCGACACGGATTCGGTGGGCAGCACCGTCACCTGGAATGCGAATCTCCTCCAAGCGGGCCTGTACCGCGTATCCGTCTGGTACCCGACGAACCCGACGACCACGACGTCGGCGGCCTACATCGTCGAGCACCAGGCAGGCAGCACCGAGGTGATCGTGAACCAGACGGAGGATGCTGCAGCCTGGCGTTCGCTCGGCACGTTCCGGTACGACGCCGGCGCCGTCGGCGTCGTGCGTCTCGAAGTCCGCAGCACCAGCATCCACCGCGTCAGCGCCGCGCAGTTCGTCCGAGTCGGCGACTGATCCGGCGGACCCGGAGGGGATGAGAAGAGGCACCGCGGTCTTCACCGCGGTGCCTCTTTCGTCGTGCTTCCCGACGCTCAGCGCCGCACGAACTCCTTGATCACGTTCTCGTCGACCGTGACGCCGAGGCCCGGCCCGGTGGGAACGACGAACCCGCCGTCGGGCTTCACTTCGAGCGGCTCCGTGAGGATCAGGTTGGCGACGGGCAGGGTGAACGGCTGATACTCGAACGCGAGCAGCGACGTGGCGCTCGCCGCGACGTGCACGCCGGCCGCCATGGCGATACCGAAGGCTGCGGAATGGTGCGGCGCGACCTGAACATGGAACGCGTCGGCGACGGCCGCGATCGCGAGCCCTTCGGTGATGCCGGTGCGGCCGATGTCGGGCTGGGTGAGGCCGACGGCTCGGCGGGTGAGCCAGTCCGTGAACTCGAAGCGGCTCCGCATCGCCTCGCCGATCGCAACCGGAGTGTCGATCGACGAGGCGAGATCGCGGTGGCCCTCGACATCTTCGGGCGCGAGGGGCGCCTCGAAGAACCAGGCCTTGCGTTCATCCAGCTCCCGTCCGAGCGCCTTGGCCTCGCCGAGTCGATATGTCCAGTGCGCGTCGAGTGCGACATCGAGGTCCGGATGCACGGCGCGGATCGCGTCGAAGGTCGCAAGGTCGGTGTGCAGGTCGGTGCCGAGGTGCAGTTTGATGCGTCGCACACCCGCTTCGACGAGCTCAGCCGCGCGCTCCGCCCGATCGGAATCGTCGATTCCGCGGATGCCGGACACATAGGTCGGCAGCGTCTCGGTGAATCGGCCACCGGCGAGTTCCGAGACCGAGAGGCCGGTGGCGTGACCCCAGAGGTCCCACAGCGCGATGTCCACGGCGGCCATCGCGTCGGCCTGGTGGCCGGTGAGGTGCCCGCGTTCGCGCATCGATTCGGACATGCGGTGCCAGAGGGTGCGCACCGATCGCGGATCCTCGCCGAGGATGAGCGGGGTGAGCAGGTGATCGACGATGGCCGCGGCGACTTCGGGTGCGACGGGAGCGAGGGCTTCGCCCCAGCCCACCAGGCCGTCATCGGTCTCGATCTTCACGAGGAGGGTCTCGTATCCGGGGGAGTACAGGCTCCGCCACGGCGGCCTGATCATGTACCCGCGGTGCTCGATGGCCGTGTCGCCGGCGTACGAGTTGTCGGCATCCTCCTTCGACAGGAAGAGGGGGAAAGTCTGGACGCGCGTAATTTTCACAAGGGTCTCCGAAGACATCGATGGGAAGAGAAGCCGTCGACGTCTGTCGCGGCGGTGAAGACGAAGTGCCGCGACGGGCGTCGCGGCAAGGAACTCAGAGCGCCGCGAACGCCGCCGCGCTGCGGGAAGGGCTGTACCCGAGGGCGACCGAGATCTCGTCAGCGGCTTCGATGAGCTGCAGCGCGAGCTCCTGGTGGGGTGCGTGCAGGTCGAGCACCGACAGCGGCCCGCTCGCGGAGAGACCGGCGATGATCTCACCGGCCCTGTTGTGGATCGGGGCGGCGATGCACGCTCTCCCGAAGGCGAGCTCCTCGATCTCAGTGGCGTAGCCGCGGCTCCGCGTCTCTTCGAGGGCGAGCTGCATCGCATCGCGATCGACGATCGTGTGCGGAGTGAACCGCTGCGGTGTGTGGTCGAAGTACTCGTCCACCTTGCTGCTCGGCATTCCGGAGAGCAGAGCCTTGCCGAGGCCGGTGGCGTGCAGGGGGCCGGTGCGACCAGCCATCGCGAACGACTTGGGCGCCAGAGCGCCCTCGAAGTTGCAGAGGTAAGTGAAGGTGAAGCCGCTGAGCTCCGCGACGTTCACGCCGATCTCGATGCGGCGGGCGAGGTTCTGGGCGATCTGGCGCGAGGCGCGGAAGAGCGGTGAACCGTTGAGCGCGATCGTGCCGAGCGAGATCGCGGCAGGACCGAGTCGATAGAGGCCGGTACGGCCGTCCTGGACGACGAACTTCATGCGGTCCAGCGCAGACATCATGCGAGAGACCGTCGACTGCCCGAGTCCGGTGAGCGTGCAGAGCTCGGAGACTCGCAACTCGCCCGATTCCTCGGTGAAGCATGCGAGCAACGACATCGCCCGTTCGACGGTCTGGGTGCCGCCCACCGATTCCGATGCCATGTGAATCCTCCTCCATAGTGTCGCCGCCCCGGGCGACGCTGCGACTCGACGCCGCTGCCAGTCATCCTAGTGAGACAAATGGCACCAAGCAACACAAATGTGGGTGTCTTATGCATTTTGTGGATTTCGAATCCGCAATGTGGTTGACTAGCCGCACGTCAACGTCGACGACTGTGACGACGACGTGCAGGGCCCCGTACGGGGTCGCCCCTACCCGAAAGTGAATGCAATGCCACAAGCCATCCTCGAGCGGCCCGCGAGCCGCGAGCGGGTCGAGCCACGCTCCGGGCGACGGTCCACGCTGGGTGCGAAGGACCGCACCTTCGGTTTCATGATCGCACTTCCCGCCGTTCTGCTCTTCCTCGTGATCGCGATCTTCCCCCTTGTCTCGAGCATCGGCACGAGTCTCTACGACCAGTCGCTGCTGCGCCCTGAGCGCACCTTCGTCGGATTCGGCAACTATGTCGCCATCTGGGACGAGTTCGCGGCCAGGCTCGGCACCACCCTCGTGTTCTCGACGCTCTCCACGATCTTCCCGCTCATCCTCGGCCTCGCGCTCGCGATTCTGCTGAACGCGCGCATGAGGGGTCGCAATATCCTGCGCGGTGCCCTGATGCTGCCCTGGCTGCTGCCCGGCGTCGTCGTCTCGTTCCTCTGGGCGTGGATCTTCAATGACAGCTACGGCGTCGTGAACCATGTGTTCGCGATGTTCGGGCTGCCGGAGATCAGCATGCTCGGCAATCCCACCGGTGCGATGGCCGCGGTGGTCATCGCGAAGACCTGGCACTCGTTCCCCTGGATCATGGTCGTCGCGCTCGCCGTGCTCCAGACGCTGCCGAGCGAGCAGATCGAGGCCGCGACGATCGACGGTGCCACGCGCGCGCAGCGCTTCCGGCACATCTCCCTTCCGCACATCGCGGGGCCGGTCGCGCTCGTCACCGTTCTGGAGTTCATCTACAACTTCGGCAACTTCGACACGATCTTCGTGATGACGGGCGGAGGGCCGGGGAACTCGACCACGACCCTCGCCGTCAGCCTCTATCACCTCGCCTTCGGCAGCTACGAGCTCGGCAAGGCCTCTGCAATGGGTGCGCTGTGGCTTGTGCTGCTGGCCATCATCTCGAGCGGCTATCTGCTCCTCAACCGACGACTGGAGAAGTGATGCGCGGTAGTCGCGACATCGGCGAGTCGATCATTCGCCCCCATCTGTCCATCCCAGGGCGGGTCCTGCTGGTGCTGCTCGCTCTGTTCGGCCTGCTGCCGGTCTACTGGCTGACTGCGACGGCGTTCACGAAGAAGGAAGACGTCTTCGCGCTCGACCGCCCGTTCTTCCCGGTCGACCCGACCTTCGAGAACTTCATCGGATTCTTCCAGAACGACGCCCTGTTGAAGAGCCTCGTGAACAGCATCGTGGTCTCGACAGGCACAGCGGTTCTCGCTGTTCTCGTCGGTGGGCTGATGGCGTACTCGCTCTCGAAGTTCCGCTATCGCGGTCGTAACGCCATGATGTTCATGTTCCTGATCGGACAGCTCATCCCCGGGGCGCTGCTGCTCATCTCGCTGTATCTGATGCTGAGCTCTGCGGGATTGCTGTACACCTACGCGGCACTGATCATCTCGTTCACGACGTTCACGTTGCCGCTCACGGTGTTCCTGTTGAAGGGCATCATGGACGGACTGCCCGACGACATCCTCGAAGCCGCGAAGGTCGACGGGCTCTCCCGCACGGCGACGATGTTCCGCATCGTGTTCCCGCTCGTCGTGCCGGGTCTCATCACGGCCGCGATGTTCGCGTTCATGCGCGGTTGGAGCGACCTCCTCTTCGCGCTCACGCTCGCCGGCCCCGACAAGCAGACTCTGCCGGCCGGGCTCACCCAGGCGTTCATCCGGGAAGGCACGGCCGATTGGCCGGCACTCATGGCGGCTTCCCTGATCACGTCGCTGCCGCTCGTCATCATCTTCATCCTCCTCCAGCGCTACTTCGTGTCCGGCCTCGCCGCCGGCGCGGTCAAGGGGTAGCCATGCGACACCGAAAAGTCAGAACCGATCACCCCGACGAAGGAGCAGTTTCCATGAACATCTCGAACTCGCAGTTGAGCCGCCGCGCCTTCCTCGGCGGCAGCACCGCCCTGGCCGCCTTCGGCGTCCTCGCCCTCGCCGGCTGCGCGACACCGGCAGCGCCCGGAACCGGAGCCGGAGCCGGAGCCACTGCCAACGCCGCGACCAAGGCCAAGTCGATCAACTTCTACGGCAACTCGCTCGGCGAAGAGGCGCTGAAAGCAGCCTGGCAGGGGATCCTCGACGGCTTCTCCAAGGATGCCGGCGTGAAGGTGGCCCCGGTCATCTACCCGTACGATCAGGCCGCCACGCAGCTGGCTCTCACCGGTCGCTCCGGCAAGCTCATGGGCGTAGGGCAGTCGGGTGGCTGGCAGGTGCTCACGCCGATGAACGTGCTCGCCGACCTGTCCGAACTGGCGGAAGGTCTCGGCATCCCGCAGGGTGTGCTCGATTCGTACACCATGGACGGCAAGCTGCTCGTCCTGCCGCTGACGGCTGCCGGGATCGGCATGATCACCAATGGTGAGATCGCGAAGAGCGTCGGCATCAAGTCGGGCATGACGGTGGAGAAGTTCGCGACGGCGCTGGAGAAGATCAAGGCGCAGGATTCGTCCTTGATCCCGTACGCCGCGGTCACGAAGAACCCCGACCTGAAGGATGCCGTGCACTGGATGTGGGGCTTCGGAAGCGATGTCGTCACTGACGACCTCAAGTGCACCATCGGTGACGCGGAGAGCGTCGAGGCCATGACCTGGTACAAGTCGCTGCTGGATGCCGGCCTCACCCAGACCAATGTCGCCCGAAGCGACGCTCGCATCCTGTTCGCGAGCGGCCGTGCGGCGCTCTACGACGATGCCCCGCTGGCCTCGACCTTCGTCAAGACGAACGGTGCTGCCCAGAACATCATCGACAACATCGGCGCGATCGCCCGGCCGACCGCCGGAGGCAACGACTCCTACAACCGCGCCTGGGGTGGCGGCCTGTTCGCGAGCGCGGGCGAGGGAGAGCTGACGAGCCTCGAGTTCATCAAGTACGCGGCGACGAACGTCAAGGCGGCGACAGCCCTCTACGAGAAGTCCGCGGTTGCGCCGGCGGCCAAGAGCGTCGCCGACCAGATCCCGTCGCTCGCAGCGGACAAGTTCCAGGTCGCCTTCCGCACCGAGGTGTCGGAGCACGCCAGAGGCGCGGCATGGGATCGTGTCGCGGTCACAGCGCAGATCGACGCGGCGATCGGCGGCGGCGTCGCGACGATTCTCGCCGGTCAGGTCGATGTGCAGGCCGGTCTCAACGCGCTGAAG from Microbacterium sp. LWO13-1.2 includes the following:
- a CDS encoding mandelate racemase/muconate lactonizing enzyme family protein — translated: MKITRVQTFPLFLSKEDADNSYAGDTAIEHRGYMIRPPWRSLYSPGYETLLVKIETDDGLVGWGEALAPVAPEVAAAIVDHLLTPLILGEDPRSVRTLWHRMSESMRERGHLTGHQADAMAAVDIALWDLWGHATGLSVSELAGGRFTETLPTYVSGIRGIDDSDRAERAAELVEAGVRRIKLHLGTDLHTDLATFDAIRAVHPDLDVALDAHWTYRLGEAKALGRELDERKAWFFEAPLAPEDVEGHRDLASSIDTPVAIGEAMRSRFEFTDWLTRRAVGLTQPDIGRTGITEGLAIAAVADAFHVQVAPHHSAAFGIAMAAGVHVAASATSLLAFEYQPFTLPVANLILTEPLEVKPDGGFVVPTGPGLGVTVDENVIKEFVRR
- a CDS encoding IclR family transcriptional regulator, giving the protein MASESVGGTQTVERAMSLLACFTEESGELRVSELCTLTGLGQSTVSRMMSALDRMKFVVQDGRTGLYRLGPAAISLGTIALNGSPLFRASRQIAQNLARRIEIGVNVAELSGFTFTYLCNFEGALAPKSFAMAGRTGPLHATGLGKALLSGMPSSKVDEYFDHTPQRFTPHTIVDRDAMQLALEETRSRGYATEIEELAFGRACIAAPIHNRAGEIIAGLSASGPLSVLDLHAPHQELALQLIEAADEISVALGYSPSRSAAAFAAL
- a CDS encoding carbohydrate ABC transporter permease — translated: MRGSRDIGESIIRPHLSIPGRVLLVLLALFGLLPVYWLTATAFTKKEDVFALDRPFFPVDPTFENFIGFFQNDALLKSLVNSIVVSTGTAVLAVLVGGLMAYSLSKFRYRGRNAMMFMFLIGQLIPGALLLISLYLMLSSAGLLYTYAALIISFTTFTLPLTVFLLKGIMDGLPDDILEAAKVDGLSRTATMFRIVFPLVVPGLITAAMFAFMRGWSDLLFALTLAGPDKQTLPAGLTQAFIREGTADWPALMAASLITSLPLVIIFILLQRYFVSGLAAGAVKG
- a CDS encoding sugar ABC transporter permease; this encodes MPQAILERPASRERVEPRSGRRSTLGAKDRTFGFMIALPAVLLFLVIAIFPLVSSIGTSLYDQSLLRPERTFVGFGNYVAIWDEFAARLGTTLVFSTLSTIFPLILGLALAILLNARMRGRNILRGALMLPWLLPGVVVSFLWAWIFNDSYGVVNHVFAMFGLPEISMLGNPTGAMAAVVIAKTWHSFPWIMVVALAVLQTLPSEQIEAATIDGATRAQRFRHISLPHIAGPVALVTVLEFIYNFGNFDTIFVMTGGGPGNSTTTLAVSLYHLAFGSYELGKASAMGALWLVLLAIISSGYLLLNRRLEK
- a CDS encoding FAD-binding protein; translated protein: MTEQRLIERPESAEEVAALVRRAQQDSRMITVVSGGHGPWSHVDNAEDVRLELGALADIRIDGTRVSVGGGATWGAVASTLGEAGLAISSGDTSSVGVGGLTLGGGIGWMVRAWGLAVDQLVGAQVVTAAGEVVDVDADTYPDLFWAIRGGGGNFGIVTRFDFEAHRLPGIVFGEYTFSEDSTSVLRAVREILRNAPRELTVTFMDVPAMDPSAPAGASVHAVWAGGDVDALRAVMAPVAALDGVAEKLTTPAYRDILMEMPAPEGGAEAAGPPGFIGGNGLFAELDDETIDRLVRFRAAHPASIIFLRSLGGAFGDVAQDATAFPARTATWFVMAGAFDIPGLVDDDARASIRAEWQEIERNRLAEYGNFADSERPDAVPGMFAEAAYARLRDVKAQWDPKNLFRRNHNIAV
- a CDS encoding acetylxylan esterase, with the protein product MTPNPPEELTEYSLSALLTPAAPPEEPADFDEFWQKTFAEFGTGPVAWQLERELEPTTTHRRSEIRFHSSAGEQAVAYLMVPHVASTIRRGLVVGHGYGGRTAPDPDRVPRDTAAIFPCAPGTHAGTTSRFPAVPDEHVLSGIAHRDTYSHRFAAADIWRAATVLLDAAPGAADILDFSGGSFGGGIGAMALPWDTRFRRATLDVPSFGDHTIRLSRHCTGSGEAVRLHVRAHPEVRPVLDYFDAAIAARRLRIPVLVGAAVLDPAVDPRGQFAVYHALGGPKRLSVRANGHLDGPIGELSDRLLLQDSSDFLALPADRIG